GCACGTTCTCGCCCACGAACGCCGGCACCGCGGTGACCGGCTGGGGCACCGTCTCGGAGGCCGAGACCGCGCCGATCATGCCGACGGTCTCGGTGACGGGTTCGCCCGCGTCGTTCGTGACGGGTCGACCGGCATCGTCGAGCACGGCTCGGGCGTTCGGCTCGGGGGTCATCGTGAGCGTCTGCTCGGCCCCGTCGCGCTCGACGAGCACGCGCAGCGACTGCCCGGGCGAGCCCGCGACGATGCCGCGGAACTGCTCCCAGCTCTCGATCTCCTCGCCGTTCACGGCCACGATCCGGTCCCCGGGCAACATGCCCGCCGCCGCGGCGGGGGCGGCGGGATCGCCCTCGCCGCAGGTGGTCGCCGTGCTGCCCGCGGGCAGCAGGCACTCGCTGACGCTGCCGAGCGTGGTGGTGCTCTGCGGCACCCCGAAGCCGACGAGCACGATGCCGAAGAAGACGAAGGCGAGCACGAGGTTCATGAACGGGCCGCCGAGCATGATCACGATCTTCTTCCAGACCGGCAGCCGGTAGAAGGTGCGGTGCTCATCGCCCGCCTCGATCGTCTCGGCGCTCGCGATCCGGGCCTCCTCGACCATGCCCGCGATGCCGCCGCGGCCCTCGGCGGCGCCGGTGCCCTCGGGTTCGGCGCCGCTCTCGGCGTCGGCCTGGGCCTCGGCGGATCGCGAACCGCTCGCGGCGGTGGTGCCTGCGGAGCCGGGTCCGCCCGACTCGGTCGCAGCGGGGTCGGGATCGCCGATCCGCTCCACCTCGGCGATCACGTCGCCCGCCCGCGAGCGGTGGGCCGACGCGGGCCGCTCCTCGACGACCGTGTTGAGGAAGCCCGTGGTCGACTCCCGCGGCGCCTCCCCCGGCCTCTGGGGCGGGTACATGCCGATCATCGCGACGTAGCCGCCGAGCGGGATCACTTTGACGCCGTACTCGGTCTCGCCCTTCTTACGCGACCACAGCGTCTTGCCGAAGCCGACCATGTACTGCGTCACCTTCACGCCGAACAGCTTGGCGGGCAGCAGATGGCCGATCTCGTGCAGGCCGATCGAGACCGCGAGCCCGATGACCACGATCAGGATCCCGAGCACGTAGAGCAGCACCTCAATCACCCGCTCAGGCTACTGCTCGGCGCTGTGGACTCTCGGAGAGCCCGGCGCAGCGGATCAGCGCGAACCGCGGGCGGCGATCGTCTTCTGCGCGCGCTCGCGCGCCCACCGCTCGGCCTCGGCGAGCGATTCGAGTGTCAGGATGTCGGGCGCCGTGTGGGCCTCGAGCACGTCGCGCACCGTGTCGACGATGTCGAGGAAGCCGATGCGGCCGGCGTGGAAGGCTTCGACGGCCTCCTCGTTGGCGGCGTTGTAGACCGCTGGGAAGGTGCGCCGGGCGCGCCCCACCTCCTTCGCGAGGTCGACAGCGGGGAACGCTTCGGAGTCGAGCGGCTCGAACTCCCACGAGGTCGCGGCGGTCCAGTCGAGCGGCGGCACGGCGTGGGCGACGCGGTTCGGCCAGCTGAGGCCGAGCGCGATCGGCAGGCGCATGTCGGGCGGCGACGCCTGCGCGATGGTCGATCCGTCGATGAACTCGACCATGGAGTGCACGATCGACTGCGGGTGCACCACCACGTCGATGTCGCCGTAGGAGACCCCGAAGAGCAGATGCGCCTCGATCACCTCGAGGCCCTTGTTGACGAGCGTGGCCGAGTTGGTGGTGACCACGCGCCCCATGTTCCAGGTGGGGTGCGCGAGCGCCTGCTCGGGGGTGACGTCGCGCAGGCGCTCGCGGCTGCGGCCGCGAAACGGGCCGCCCGAGGCGGTGAGCACGAGCCGCCGCACCTCATCGCTGCTGCCGGAGCGCAGCGCCTGCGCGATCGCCGAGTGCTCGGAGTCGACCGGCACGATCTGTCCCGGCTTCGCGAGGCCCGTGACGAGGTCGCCGCCCACGATCAGCGACTCCTTGTTGGCGAGAGCGAGCGTGCGGCCCGCCTCGAGCGCCGCGATCGTCGGCCCGAGGCCGATGGAGCCGGTGATGCCGTTGAGCACCACATCGGCCGGCACGTCGCGGATCAGCTTCGCGGCATCGGCGGCGCCGAGCGCGGTGTGCTCGACGTTGAACTCCTCGGCCTGCTCGCGCACCCGTTCGGCCTGGCTGCCGGCCACGAGCCCGACGACCTGGAACTTGGAGGGGTTCTTGCGGACGACGTCGAGCGCCTGTTCGCCGATGGAACCGGTGGACCCGAGAATGACGATGCGCCTCATGGCACCCATTCTGTCAGCACGCCGTTGCCCGAGCCCATCGAGACGATCATGGACGCGAGCGGGGAGGCGACGCCGAAGCCCGGCCCCTGAGTGCGTCACAGGGGCCGGCTGCGGCGTTGCGGCTACTCGCTGTCGGCGTCGGCGTGCACCGTGCCGAGGATGTCGAGCACGAAGATCATCGTGTCGTCGGGCTGGTGACCCATCTGCTCGAGGCTCGCGGCGCCGTAGCCGCCGTCTTCTGCGGGCACCACCGAGATGATCTGCGATCCGACCTTCTGGCCGACGAGGGCGCGCGCGAAGCCGCCGATGACGCCGCCGGGGCCCTCCTTCGCGAGGAAATCGATCGGCTCGCCGCGGCTCCAGCTCGAGTCGAACTCCTCGCCCGTGCGCCAGATCACGCCGCGGTAGTTGACGTAGACGCGGTCGCCCTCCTGCACCTCTTCGCCGTCGCCCTCGATGAGGGTCGCGATCGACAGCTCGGACGGGGGCTCCGCACCCTCGGGCACGGTGATGGT
The genomic region above belongs to Leucobacter muris and contains:
- the dxr gene encoding 1-deoxy-D-xylulose-5-phosphate reductoisomerase, producing the protein MRRIVILGSTGSIGEQALDVVRKNPSKFQVVGLVAGSQAERVREQAEEFNVEHTALGAADAAKLIRDVPADVVLNGITGSIGLGPTIAALEAGRTLALANKESLIVGGDLVTGLAKPGQIVPVDSEHSAIAQALRSGSSDEVRRLVLTASGGPFRGRSRERLRDVTPEQALAHPTWNMGRVVTTNSATLVNKGLEVIEAHLLFGVSYGDIDVVVHPQSIVHSMVEFIDGSTIAQASPPDMRLPIALGLSWPNRVAHAVPPLDWTAATSWEFEPLDSEAFPAVDLAKEVGRARRTFPAVYNAANEEAVEAFHAGRIGFLDIVDTVRDVLEAHTAPDILTLESLAEAERWARERAQKTIAARGSR
- a CDS encoding M50 family metallopeptidase, with the translated sequence MIEVLLYVLGILIVVIGLAVSIGLHEIGHLLPAKLFGVKVTQYMVGFGKTLWSRKKGETEYGVKVIPLGGYVAMIGMYPPQRPGEAPRESTTGFLNTVVEERPASAHRSRAGDVIAEVERIGDPDPAATESGGPGSAGTTAASGSRSAEAQADAESGAEPEGTGAAEGRGGIAGMVEEARIASAETIEAGDEHRTFYRLPVWKKIVIMLGGPFMNLVLAFVFFGIVLVGFGVPQSTTTLGSVSECLLPAGSTATTCGEGDPAAPAAAAGMLPGDRIVAVNGEEIESWEQFRGIVAGSPGQSLRVLVERDGAEQTLTMTPEPNARAVLDDAGRPVTNDAGEPVTETVGMIGAVSASETVPQPVTAVPAFVGENVRQVAGVIVRLPQRMVDTWNAAFGAEERDPNGPMSVVGVGRLAGEIVSLDEAPVAARAQSVIGLLGSLNVALFVFNLVPLMPLDGGHVAGALYEGAKRGIARVRRKPDPGPVDTARMVPVTFVVVVAVGAMSLLLMYADIVKPVSLLG